Within Meriones unguiculatus strain TT.TT164.6M chromosome 13 unlocalized genomic scaffold, Bangor_MerUng_6.1 Chr13_unordered_Scaffold_94, whole genome shotgun sequence, the genomic segment aataaAGTACcgggcatgaagataacctagaacccctgcacagatgtagcccatggcaattcattgtccaagtgggttacatagtaatgggaagagggactgtctcttttattacttccccctgaagggggagcagccttaccaggccacagaagatgacaatgcagccactcctgatgagatctgatagactaagatcagaaggaaggagaggagggcctcccctatcagtggacttggggaggggcattcgtgaagaagggggtgagaggttgggatggggaggggagaagggaggggcttatgggggaatacaaagtaaataaaatgtgattaataaaaaaatggaaaaaaaacaatacctacaATCAAACCTGGTAGGATTTCACAAACTACTTGACCAGTGACAACTCAGAAatactaatatatttttaaattatatcacaGACAATGAGTGTTTTCAACTTTATGATTCTAATTAGGTCAAAATTAAAAAAGTCCTAgtctttttttattgttcaattaaatggattcatttttttcagataaatggttaaattttatgtgaaaaaagagtaagaattagaaaactattatgtaaaatatttatatataagaatttaaTTTATACTTAAACTCAAGTaaagtacataaatataaaaggatTATAGCATATGTATACTTCAGCAAGATTTCGTAGCTTCATTTCCACAAAGCACTCATTAACATCtataataataaactatttaaaaacatttaaaatatgttatattgattaaataatattctaaaaattcatgcatatgcatgtatttatttatgatgtatttgttttaaattcattctAAAGTACTGAGTACATTAGGCAAAGTGCAGTTAAGTCAAGGCCCTATTTTGTTGCAGCCATTGTGCTTCCAACCCACCATGGattctggcattttcttgatccCTTTGCTTGACTGGAGAATTAGTTATTAATATATCTTCTTGTGGCTTATAAAGGAAATGGAcactgattgaaaaaaaaagaacaggtaagaattgatgaaaaatagTCAGATAGGTTACAACCAACTATTCAAGATTTGTAGTTTGAGGTTAGTGAAGCGAAAAAGGAAGACAGTGGCAGAGCCAAGAAACAGTCTGAACTGAACATTAAACATGTGAAGACATGTGAATGCCTTAACAGAATACAGTGCCATATGCATTAACTACACTTTCAGACACAATTTAAAGGAAGAAGTTGTTAGTTATGCCTCTTTTGAAAGGTATTTTTGTAAgtttatgtgtctgtctgtgcctgcATGAGATTATGTGTACTATATCTATGCTTCTGCCTGTGGAGACACAAGTTATGAGTCTCCAATTTTGGGTGTTGGGAATAGATTTTGGGTCTTCTGGATGGAgaacacatttttatatatttttttatttttatattaatcacaggttatttactttgtatcccagccataactctctccctaattccctcccaatctcaccctccctccctcatctcctcctgaacctctccaagtccactggtagaggaggtcctcctcccattccatctgaccctagtttaacaGGTTTCATccggaatggctgcaatgtcctcctctgtggcctggaaaggctactcctcccctggggggtgtcaaagagccctccactgagttcatgtgaaggagaacacttttaaagtgcttagccatctctatatttttcttggttacagatatttctgtcactggtTGCTTACTTCCTTTGAGTGGACAGAGCCTATCAGTGGGATCAAGAAAGTGGAGTTTCTTCACCTCAAGAAACACTGAGAGCAGAGTGGAATGGCAACAAAGAAGACCCACACTGGCTCTAGCCCTGGATGGCTCATCTCCATCTACCCAATTCCTCTAACCTGCTCCCTCTAATACAATTCCACAGACTCTCAACAGTCTGTTCAAATTTTGAATCACTCAGTGGATTAAACTATGCGTGGGTTAATGCCTTATTGATCTAATTACTTCTAGAAATAGCCTTTGAACACACCAAAGGGTGTGTTTTCTACCCAACCGTGTTAACAGTAAAGACTAAGCAATGCACTGAGGAGTTCCCTCATGAATGTTCCTGAATTATATTAATTTGCATTATTTGCATTGTCTTGAGAGTGACCATGTCATGGAAATTCCCAAAGTAGAATGTGGGAACATTCAATAGGTCAGAAAATATAAGTTGAAATTACAGGGAGGACatgtttaaaaactgcttttttgtGGCATAGAATTTGAATCaccttttttattcattcaaatattaCAATGAAAAACTCTTCTATATAAGTGTTGGCTGctgtattattttcatatatttctaaaCAGTTGCCAAGGTTTAGAAATTCAGTTGTGTagattatatttcaaaatacctgGACTGGACTTGAGAACTAATCTTCACTCTTCaaccaataaacataaaaatcataACCATATGACCAAACCCAAATTGTTTGCTAGAGTAGAATAAAAGCCAAGCACATAAGAGCAGTTATCTATCCCAGGTAAAAAGAGTCAAGTTAAAACAATGTAAGAAAAACATacttgcatataaaattaaaattttcaacctTATGAAAATTTACCAAGATTTTCTCACAAAATTATGAACTAGAATGTAGTTtttttcactgcattttttttttcatggagattCAGGTTCATTTAAAATCAAtgcatttcctttccttccttccttccttccttccttccttccttccttccttccttccttcctttctaaatatattcttctctcatatgtcctgactacagtttcccctccctcatctcctctgacttcctccttgttattttccctttccccagATTCACTTCTACATTTACCTTCATAAAATAGCAGGCATCCCAGGGATAGCAACCAAACATGGTGTAACAAATTACAATAAAACTCAACACATGCCATCAAATCAAGGCTGGATGGATGGGGCACTCTGGTAGGGGAAAAAGGGATCCAAGAACAAGCAAAAGTGTCAGACACTgcacccactgttaggagtcccacaagaatatGGAAGCAGTCTAAGTTTATGTGTActgctgtaaaacaaaacaaaacatgcaaacaaaaacTTTCTAGATACTGCATCACTTACAAAGAGCGGGATTTTACTGTTCATAGTTCTGAGGAGGGGAAACCTAGACCCAAGGGTCAGCAGATTTGATGTAAGTAGTTTCTACTTCCAAGATAATAATTTACCATTGCTCTCTCATGTGCTAAAAAGCAAAGGGCAAAAGTACCTTCACTATATGATAAAAAGTTAAATTCATAATTCTATGGGAACAGGTGGGTGCTTTAGTATCTATTTGGAATGAACAGTTTAAGACTGGAGTAGAAGATATGGTGGATATGTTTGTGGCAAGATTGACTTAGAATGAAGAATTAGTAAATTTGATGACAATTTTCTCAAGAATATTGATTTTATCAAGTCAGTCTCTAACTTGGAAATACAGTATAGATTCAAACAgttataaatgaaagaaacattggTCCCTTCTTGAAATCAGACTTTGCCcagtgaatttcttttttgtgtacacaaatatatcacatttcactGAACTCTCCTTCTCAAAGCCATCCAGAAGGAGAGCTGAAAACCACAGCAAATGACTCTTTATATGTGTTAGTCTAAGTTGCAGGTGAAATCAGTAAATCATTTGCTGCATGGATTTTAGCTACAATGGGAGAAACATTTTGCTTGAGAAAACTCAATAATTTGGTGCTCATATCTTTCACTTTAATATGGAGCTCTATGTAAATtcattactttaaaaagaaaaataatctgaggTATATAAAATCCCTTTAGTGAGGATTTCATCAGCAACTAATTTCCTCTCCAAATTCCAAGTCAGCTTAGACATAAACTAAAAGTAGAGATATGTAGGAGCCAAAATACCTCTTTAATAATTGAGAGGTCAATAATGATGAGGAAAAAATTTGTTCACAGGAAGCTGAACTTCTAACGACCATGTCCTCAGACCCATACAGTCAACAGCAATGGAGCCTGAAAGTCTAGCTCAGTGTTTCTCAACTTGTGGATTGCAATAGCTTTGGGGTTTGAAAGAACTTTTCTCAGAGGTCACATATTAGATATTCTGCATTTTAGATATTCacttgattcataacagcagcaaaatttcagctgttaagtagcaatgaaaataattttatgatcgaGGGTCTCCAAATCATGAGGGTAGCAACATTAGGAAGATTTAGAATCACTGGTAGCTGAAAGTACGCTCTCAGTGAGCAGCTCAATTTCAAGGCATAAGGTCACTATGCTTtggtcctttattttctttttttaaattttaattattttttttttacaattaattcactatataccctgattgaagccccctgcctaaactcctcccaggcccactgaaaggtggagtcccctgccatctgcccatagcttatcaagtctcatcagcaccacctggatcctcttcctttgtggcctaccgAGGCCACATCAATAAGGGCAAGTGATCACAGAGtaggcaacaaagttcatgagagaggcagcctctgctccccttactcaggaagccacatagatactgagctaccaatcagctacatcagagcagggggtctaggtcatctacATGCTTGGACCCTGGAGGTGCACCATTccctgcaggaccacctgggctgaaactttttatatttgttggtctagcatacaaaatgggaaaaagaatcttcaccacctCTATATCTGAAAAGGGCtgatatagaaaatatattaataactctagaaattaaaaaacaacaaatcagataattaaaaaataaggtacagagctaaatagaggattctctgtagaggaatatagaatggcagagaaacatttaaagaaatgctcaatgtctttagtcatcagagagaagcaaaacaaaacaatgctgagatttcaccctacacccagcaaaatggctaagatcaaaatctcaagtgacaacacatgctggagaggttgtggagaaagggtatacctcctcaactgctggtgggaatgtaaacttgtacaaaactttgggaatcaatctggtgctttctcagacaattatgaatagtgcttcctcaagttccagctaatattgcatagaaataaatacaaaatatactcaagcatgcaacaaggaaatttgttcagcCACATtagtagcagcttcattcataatagccacaacctgaaagcaacccagatgtccctcaacagaggaacaaaTATAGAAAtcgtgctacatttacacaatggaatactactaagcaattaaaaaaaaggaaatcataaaatttgcagacaaatggtggaatctagaaaagctcCACTCTGTGATTCCTGTAGACGAGTCCTTCTCTGATTGGCTCTTGGTCTGCTCCTCAAATAGACCTCACTTCCAATCAAGGCCCTTGCCCTCTCCAAACAAGACTTCCCTACATTGCTTGGGATTAAGGTTGAGTCCTAAGGGTGTGTCAGCATTTCAGCCAGGGGGCTTTTCAGGGGTGTCTGCgttccagccccagcaggcaGACCATGAAGATCTCTAGGTGTGACCCCCCCCCATTGCCAGGTTGCAGGACTGAAATTCCTCTAAAACGGCCTCCCTCCACCAATCCGTTTTGCTTTTTAGCAAGGAAGACTCAAGAGCCACCTGCTCAGGGGAAATCCCACTAGCTCAGAGAGACATGgagagcacccagctgaccttgtaCTCAACTGAGGACACAGAAGGAGCAAACCCTCCCCCGACCCCCTTCACCAGGCTGTCCTAAGGACCCTCTGATTCAATCTCTCTCATTCCTGGCATCTTTCAGCCGAATGGAAACATTGTGCTGGGTTTCAGACTTCCAGCACAGACTATCACCCACTCCCCTAAACTAAACAGTGGAAAAATCCACCTGAAGATTCATGCCTTCATGCCACTTTCCCCTCGAacatctgtaacctcagcaaATGTCCATTTCAGGATCTAGGTCTTCCCGTCTGTCTGTTTCAGGAACTCACTGTCCTCTTTCAGTCAGGTTGATGAGCTCTTCCTGCACAAGGGCATGGCGGTTGTGGAgctggtgttggtgttggtgttgtgtgtgtgtttgtgcagggGCTGTGGGTGGTATCAACTTTCCGGGTGGGACCATGGCTCCGGGTTGCCCTCTatctgcctcctttccttccttgagtAGAGGCTTTCATGGGGAATCCTctctcactggggatgggctcctTTGCAATTTGATGGAACCCTTAGGCTCTGCTCACCTGTGGAAATATAGGCAaaagctgcttctctgagtgtcCCATTACCTGAAACCCATCCCACTCTTTTGAAAATCCCATTGAAGAATGGAAGCTCACACTCATCATCACGTTCTCCTACAATCCAGGGACTTTAAACAGCAGTTGTCTTCCTGGTTGCCAATCAGGAAATttcaacttaaaacaaaacaaaacaaaacaaaacaaaacacaatggtCTGTATTTGTGGGAGTTACTTCTCCCTGTTTCTGTTCATTTACAATCTCCATTTTGTGTACACCAAACATCTGTCACTCCTTTCTCCCATACCATACAGCAATGTTCCCTCAGGGAAGGAACTACCAACAGGTGGCAGATCCTAgttccctctcctgtcctctccccaccacACCGTGAGTGCAGTCTCAGCCCAGCTTTGCATCCAACACGAGGCCAGGGAGGGTGTTCAGGTCTATCGTGGATGGATGAGCTAGCAGAATCTGGTCAATTCTCCGTTTCTGCTCAGAGTGCGGGAAGATGCTCATCAGCGCCTCCCTCAACTCGCTGGTCTCTGCCCAAGATCTCTGTGCGGGCCTGCCCAGTTTCTGCTGCATCCTAGGCAGTGTGACCGGGACAGTGAAGAGCTGTTGCTGAGGAAGCCCAGGGCTTGGAGAGGCTCCGTGGTTCTGGGGTGGTGGCcagtggctggggctggggctggggctgggactggggctggggctggggctggggctggggctagggctCCTGAGGACAGAGTCCAAAGAGCTCATGCCTGGCGGGCCGCTGTCATCAACCAGCTGCTTGTCTGGAGGAAAGAGGTCCTTTTGAAGAAATTCTTACAGCCGAGGTCCGTGCCTTCCCAGAGGGTCATCGGGAACCATAAATATGTCTCCCACGAATGTGTACTGAAGCAGTCTCCTGGCAACAATTTCTCTCCAGGACGCCGACTCAGTCACAAACTCTCTCAGGTTATCATTGGTCACGATGATCCCCCCGGTCTTCTCTGCCAGGTGCAATAGGAACCTGTCATCATGAGAAGAGATTCTTTCTCGGGAGACCATCCGGGCAGGAGTCAGAGCCACTATGCTGAGGTCCTGGAGCTGGCCCAACAGGTGTTGTTCCATGAAGTGAGGATCCCGTCTCGTTCTCCACTGCGGGACAAACACGGTGATGTTTCTGTTGCCAAGCTTCCAGAAATACTCCACGGCGAGGGCTATTCCGTGGCAACTGAAGAACTTTTTCAGGCCATGGGCCATGGCCACGTTACTTCCGTCTATCACCACATGCTTCAGATCTGCCCTGCCGGGCTCATTTCTCAAGGCCAGACTGTATGGGGTCTTGAGGGCCTCTTGAAATCTCTGAACCCCTGTGAACGAGGCAGTGGGGTCCTCATAGGATCCACCCAATTCTGCGGATCCTGTCTCTGAAGGAAACAGCCGGGGCTGCTGCAGGAGTGGCTCAGAAATTGGGGGGCACCTCGGCTTAGGCTCAGGCAAGCCCCCTAAGTGTGAATGCTTTCCACGGGGAGGCTCCTTAGATTCTGCAAGCACAGGTCCCGCGGGTTGTTGAAAACCCTTGTCAGGCGTTCCTCCCTGGGCCAATGGGAAAGGTGGTGGGGGTTGCTGCCCTTGTTCGGTTTCCTCCTGAGCCGGGGGCGACTCAGGTTCCATGGGCTGTCTGTCCATCCCGGCCCCCTGACCCATCACGTACCCTAGTTTCTCCTTCGAGGGCCTTCGGTTCTCTCACTCCCCTTCTCTCGTGTCTCTGCAGCCTCAGTAACATCACAGCTAATTTCGCTTGTTGCACGACTACCACTTCTTGCAGtagtgctgcttttccagaggctaTTGAGGTACGTTCTTGTTGGACACATATTGGTCCAAGCTTCTCGgagagaaagtagagaaggaCAGCTGCAAGTCCAAGTACAAGCAGGCTGGTGATCGCGACGGTGATCAAGGCCCAAAGAACTGCCGCCATGGCTTTCCCGAGGAACCCCTCTAGGCCTTCAGTTTCCCCCCTCTCCAAAATGGAACCTCCTATGTGTTCTCCAGCAGGAGCCAGGTGAAACAGATGCATCCTCTGCAGAGGATCCCAGGGAATTTCTCCTCCTCCGAGGCTCTCCCTCAGACGTCTGCTCTCCTCTGAGACctttctgtcagatgtcctctgcctcctgcaatcttggtgggttctctccttcccgaTCAGGTTGGGTTCCACTGCAAACACTTCTGGTCCCTTCTGACTCTCGGGATTCACGTGCCTCTCTTCACCAGCACAGAACCGCACTCAGAAAATCAACAATGGGTGGCGGGTTGCtggagggaagggggtggggtggcgaTCCAGCACTCAGCTCCACCTCACTGCACAGTGAGAACTCAACTGAGCTGCTCTAGAGTGCTGCACTCTCTTTAAGAAGCCTCCCTTTCCTGGTGGGCGGATCCTATCTCTGATGCTTGCTGAGGAGTCCTTCTCTGATTGGCTCTTTGTCTGCCCCTCCACTAGACCTCACTTCCAATCAAGGCCCTCTCTCTTTCCAAACTAGAGTTCcttacattgtttgggattaaggtGTGTCCTAAGGGTGTGTCAGCCTTTCAGACAGGGGGATTTTCAGGTGTGTCAGTTCCAGCAGGCAGCCCATGAAGATCTCTTGGTGTAACCCCTTGCTAGAGCAGCCAGGTAGCATGATTGAAATTCCTTTACaactgcctccctcctccagcaaacaaacagaccaaaaacaataaaaaacacaaaaacaaacaaacaaacaaacaaaccaggctaattccttttgctttttgccaaGTTGGACTCAAGTTCCACATGCTATTTATTGGATGATGATGCTGTAGGGTGTTCGAAGTTTACAATGATTTGATCATTTTAGGTGAGCAGTACATCTAGTCCTGCCCCTATCTGATTTGGTGAGCTATGATTTTCTGGACTGGTTGTTGGGCAATGTTATCTCATACTGCATATCTGGACATTCCTCTGCATCAGGGTGGAGAATTTTGGTATTCCTTTGCAACAGTGTGGGTCTTTTCTCAATTcacctgcttttccttttgtccttctgctttctggaaaagtactgattGAAGTTAGTTTATTATGGGGTATAGATTTCATAAAGTGCCCTGTAGAGCCAActtgttcctttcatttttctgtatttttaaatatgtttatgtcATGTATTGTGTATGTCATGTGTATAGCATTGTTGAGGCATGCACATATGAATAAGCTGCCCATCGGGATTGAAAAGGATGATCAAATCATGAGACAGACAGTGATGCTGGAAATTGATCTGGGGTCCTTTATGAGGGCAACAGACATTCAACTGCTAACTCATTGTCTTTCTCCAACTTATCTAAGTTTCTTTCCACTTCCGTTTCAAAATCATTGCTAAAACCCCACAGAAACCCCCACTGTTTTTCCAGGAGctcattttgaaataattataattcCCATGAACTAGTCTCATTATaatagttttaatatattttaaataaattttaataaagtataaatagtCCATCATTCATTATTTTGACACATATTAAGTAAAGGTATTCCTGCTATATGAtacatttcttcattatttacaGTTGCTTTGACAGCATCAAAGGTGGTAATACTTCAGAATAAAATAGACCTCTGCACCCTGCTGTCTGGAACCATTTCAGTGGTACCCAGAACACCAAGTATTTGTTCAAAAAGGCATGTAATGAAGACAGTTATTTTGATCTGTGGATACAGAGTCAGGAGTGGTGAGAGGATGGAATGATCCTTACATTAGATATAGAATGCATGACTATCTGATTTGCATGGATAtctcagaatgaaagaaaaaatggtaAGTAGCTTCAAGTAGCTATTTCGATAtaataacaacacacacagagacatacacacaggaacacacagacacaccacacacatatacacagacacacacatgagtctatgaagTCTATGAAGTCACGGTTCCTCACCAGGAACTCACATAACAGTTATAGCGAATCCAAaactatttagaaaacaaatacaatatCATAGCTTTATCTGTATTCTCTGTTTATGCCACTCAGGCACAATATTCCTCCGCAACAGTTTTGATGTGGTTTTTCAGAGGCTTTCTCATTGTATAGTAACTGCAGGAAGTCCTTTTAATATCTAAAATTGTGAGAGGAGAAAGGGTCTTAACTGACATACAGGTTTATATGAGATGTGAGTCTCACACCCATAAAACTATTAGAAGTATTCTAGCTTCAAATAAGAAGTAAACGATTACTCCAAGGTGGATTACAGATTTGAAAAAGCATTTCAAGATTcacaaaattggatttttttaGATGGATGTATTTCTAAGTGCTGGGTGCCTTTTAATAGGaagttcattaataaaaaaatatgggaatcctttttctaaaaaaaaaacacatttacttAGTTCAAGTTTCCTGATTTTTCAGGCATCATTGATTTTATGAATTAAACCCCTGATATCACTAATGGAGCTACTTTATGAATTTGCTGTTAGCACAAGGTGTAATAATTGATAAAGTAAGATTATGTAAAATCcatcattaatttttgtttaaatgccTTTATTAATTATCAACTGCCTAAATATATCTGTACAAATATTCCTGTAAGATACTACTATTCTACTGCTGTAAGACTTACCATGAtaaatttgtttgaaaacataATTTGGTAGTAAAATAACAACTGGTtccaaaattttatgaaaattaaattatattgtaaAACCTAATTGGTCTCAACAAAGCCTTCATTGGaatatttgtctgttttgttgggtttcttataactctacctcccttccaactatTATCCAAcctaatcccttccaactcccAGACACTAGGTAGTAGAGAAAGAATGATAAATGGGAAAGGGCCATAGATTTCTATGGACTATTTCCTGATGTTTATGCAGCTCTTATGCTATTTCCAGGTTTCCTGGGACAAGTCCAATCTTCGTCTTCAGGATATTCAGCAATGCAGCAAACCAGCAAGTCAGCAGTAGCAAATGTAACAGTCAATGcagcagcaaatgcagcagcaggatgaaccttAGCAGGACGGAGATCAGAAGCTGCCTTCTCTGTCTGGGAGTgccctctggcatgcagacaatGGTTTCTTATCTGCTGTGGATTTCTTACCTGCTACATTTTACAGTTTGAGCACTGCAGAGCATTCATACTGTAATGAAGATGACACCATCTTCATAAATTCTGGCCCTATAACACGTGCTTCTAGTTGCAATATGTCACATATAGGCATTCTAAGAGAAAACATCATTTAagacatgtttatatacatattattttatttaaaacttgtaaCATGTTCCCCTTTAAGATTAAGAGTATTCATAGTAGTGGCGGGTTTTGGGGAGAAAAGATCTTATTCTACAAATGGGAACATGAAGGTTAGGCtaattctgttgtttctttgtcTACAGACAGTATTTACTGATATTGAATATTGTGTTTAACTATGTTGcactataagaaagaaaagagccttcCACCTGAGCATATATGCATTCAATTCTTGAGACTCACATGGTGGAGTGAATTGAtaacacaaattgtcctctgaccacaagaACATATGTACCCATACacatagtaattaaaaaagaaaaattcgtTGAATATAttaatgcaataaataaataaataaatccatttaaGTTCATGTAATtagcaagtaaaataatcttgttGTGAAAAGGGATTCTTCTCATATTGTAAgtggcgattaatatttactattgatacatcttttagtaacgctgctgttagtcctaaacagctgtataaccaaatcaccacacagagattgggtttatttagttaacctaaataAACAATCATTCCCAGTGATAATGAACTCAATCCTGTGTATGCAACAGAGCATACCTATATCTTCttgaaaaaacaagtaaattaaataaagattggATATGACTACATCAAAacactttataaattatatatgatgatttccataaagataggttctatagatttatagaaaaaaataagcttataATGAATGTCTGGGGGTATATCCAGTTTGGTCTCTGGACTCGGAACACAAACTTCACCCAGACAGAATGCACATctgttcccagcattcagggaagaTAAGAGGTTATCCATACCTTCTGTTGAAGGAACACCTCAGGTTTCTTGAGTGATTCTCTATGAGAACATGGGCCTCCATACCTCTTACAGTGGCTGAAGTGCTGTCAGAAGAAGTTGGTCGCTGCTACATAGTTCTC encodes:
- the LOC132651421 gene encoding LOW QUALITY PROTEIN: NEDD4-binding protein 1-like (The sequence of the model RefSeq protein was modified relative to this genomic sequence to represent the inferred CDS: substituted 1 base at 1 genomic stop codon); the protein is MDRQPMEPESPPAQEETEQGQQPPPPFPLAQGGTPDKGFQQPAGPVLAESKEPPRGKHSHLGGLPEPKPRCPPISEPLLQQPRLFPSETGSAELGGSYEDPTASFTGVQRFQEALKTPYSLALRNEPGRADLKHVVIDGSNVAMAHGLKKFFSCHGIALAVEYFWKLGNRNITVFVPQWRTRRDPHFMEQHLLGQLQDLSIVALTPARMVSRERISSHDDRFLLHLAEKTGGIIVTNDNLREFVTESASWREIVARRLLQYTFVGDIFMVPDDPLGRHGPRLXEFLQKDLFPPDKQLVDDSGPPGMSSLDSVLRSPSPSPSPSPSPSPSPSPSPSHWPPPQNHGASPSPGLPQQQLFTVPVTLPRMQQKLGRPAQRSWAETSELREALMSIFPHSEQKRRIDQILLAHPSTIDLNTLPGLVLDAKLG